One Nitrospirota bacterium genomic window carries:
- a CDS encoding ABC transporter substrate-binding protein, translated as MLFYHNKMYKNLCKYQALIVPEGRLNCRNKIAGIFRLAFLCVLFLILLWGCTRDTQPLRVGTNVWPGYEPLYLARELKYFDNNILLVEYSSASDVIRGFRYNAIDAAALTMDEALLLIKDGYDITVVLAMDISSGGDVILGRSGLNKLSDIKGKRVGVEKTALGSYFFAIALETVGLKPSDTIPVNMEVDRHETALKTGIVDAVVTFEPVRIKLIAAGANVLFDSSQVYGAIVDVLVVHNDYLRKTPNNVNTLNALLEGWFKSLDYVHSNPQNAYKIMAEREGISKDEFVTALKGLHIPDIKENRTMLCGIKPTLLLTTNQMKRFMIANDLLQKDFNVNSIFDKCQINALKR; from the coding sequence ATGCTATTCTATCATAACAAGATGTATAAAAACCTCTGTAAATACCAAGCCCTTATCGTCCCTGAGGGCAGGCTAAACTGCCGTAACAAGATAGCCGGCATTTTCAGGTTAGCGTTCTTGTGTGTACTTTTCCTTATCTTGCTATGGGGATGTACCAGGGACACTCAGCCTTTAAGAGTAGGTACTAACGTATGGCCCGGGTATGAACCGCTTTATTTAGCCAGGGAGTTAAAGTATTTTGATAACAACATATTGCTTGTTGAGTATTCCTCAGCCTCAGATGTAATCAGAGGCTTTCGCTATAATGCAATAGATGCGGCGGCACTAACCATGGATGAGGCTTTACTGCTGATTAAGGATGGATATGATATAACAGTTGTCCTTGCAATGGACATTTCATCCGGAGGAGATGTCATTTTAGGCAGAAGTGGATTAAATAAGCTCTCAGACATTAAGGGGAAACGCGTTGGTGTTGAAAAGACTGCGCTTGGTTCATATTTCTTTGCAATTGCACTGGAGACTGTTGGATTAAAACCTTCGGACACCATACCAGTCAACATGGAGGTTGACAGGCACGAAACAGCCCTTAAAACCGGGATTGTGGATGCTGTTGTGACATTTGAGCCAGTGAGAATAAAGTTAATTGCCGCAGGCGCAAATGTACTTTTTGACAGCTCTCAGGTTTACGGAGCTATTGTAGATGTACTTGTAGTGCATAATGACTATCTGAGAAAGACTCCCAATAATGTAAATACACTGAATGCTTTACTTGAAGGGTGGTTTAAATCTCTTGACTATGTGCATAGCAATCCTCAAAATGCATATAAGATAATGGCGGAAAGAGAGGGTATCTCAAAAGATGAGTTCGTTACGGCACTGAAAGGGCTGCATATTCCTGACATAAAGGAAAACCGTACGATGCTATGCGGCATAAAACCAACACTTCTTTTGACAACTAACCAAATGAAGAGATTTATGATTGCCAATGATTTACTCCAAAAAGATTTCAATGTAAATAGCATTTTTGACAAATGCCAGATAAACGCCCTGAAAAGATGA
- a CDS encoding PAS domain S-box protein yields MPDKRPEKMTTGIKNITTANKYPFVLSLRFIIPLILVLMTMLSFLYINYLERQRALTRIQENSLREITELAIYLQNILEHLIKENRIDLVQEQIGLLGSNIKLRLVLLADENDNIIASSQRKWNGHNIDEVFSSNLTGDEKLNILSGVETTRSHRKSNVIKSAYDASLYALYPIYSSILGEQLHHVSVCVLYIEYDLSRQTYNSNRRIFLSDLNYLIFFAIAYILLGSVIHLLITRRLIKLASVVKKFASGEMTVRAGTDGKDEITNLAFGLNTMLNKIIAAQSDLQKSKDELLDILESISDGFFTLNREWRYTYLNTNAGRMVKRNSKDLIGKIITEEFPEIVDTPYYRLYDNVMKTGEVTHFEYYYPLLERWYEGTVYPYTDGISVYFQDVTERKRLEEQDKTILRTSLDGFIIFNAEGGFIETNDAFCNMTGYTSEDLLNMSLSDIEASESPEETRLHIQQISDVGSDKFETKHKTKDGRIIDVEVSINFIRNSGLIFAFLRDITKRKNMEMQLNELNKNLQRRVTEEVEENRWKDQVMFEQSRHIAMGELLVNIAHHWRQPLNAISVIAQEIRDAKMFDDLTDEYLDSNVNMIMVELQLLSDTIDNFKSFYHVEKEKKQFSIAGAVEKSLSLMEGYFKNRQIKIEIDVKNDVMVEGYPNEFSRAILSILNNTKDIFEERAIENGHIKIKLKEDGEVGKVMLCISDNGGGIRDDIIGKIFDPYFTTKHKARGIGLGLYIAKSVIEMNMSGSIRAQNTEEGLEVIIEL; encoded by the coding sequence ATGCCAGATAAACGCCCTGAAAAGATGACAACCGGAATTAAAAACATTACAACTGCCAACAAATACCCGTTTGTGTTGTCTCTGCGCTTTATAATCCCGCTTATATTGGTGCTGATGACAATGTTAAGTTTCCTTTATATCAATTATTTAGAAAGGCAGAGAGCTTTAACACGAATTCAGGAAAACAGCCTGAGAGAAATTACGGAACTTGCTATTTATCTACAGAATATACTGGAACATCTAATAAAAGAAAATCGCATAGATCTCGTTCAGGAACAAATAGGATTGCTTGGCTCAAATATCAAATTACGGCTGGTATTGTTAGCGGACGAAAATGATAATATTATTGCATCAAGCCAGCGCAAATGGAATGGCCATAATATTGACGAGGTCTTCTCTTCTAATTTGACCGGCGATGAAAAGCTGAATATCTTAAGTGGTGTGGAAACTACAAGGTCACATAGAAAGTCTAACGTCATAAAATCCGCTTATGACGCTTCTTTATATGCCCTATACCCTATATATTCCTCAATATTAGGGGAACAACTCCATCATGTAAGTGTCTGTGTTTTGTATATAGAGTATGATTTATCCAGACAAACATACAATTCAAACAGAAGGATATTTCTAAGTGATTTAAACTACCTGATTTTCTTTGCCATCGCATATATCCTTCTTGGCTCCGTAATACATCTGCTTATAACACGCAGGTTAATCAAGCTGGCTTCTGTTGTTAAAAAGTTCGCAAGTGGAGAGATGACAGTAAGAGCAGGTACTGACGGAAAAGACGAAATAACGAATCTCGCCTTCGGTTTAAACACAATGCTTAACAAAATTATAGCAGCACAGTCTGATTTACAGAAATCAAAAGATGAGCTGCTCGATATTTTAGAAAGTATCAGCGACGGGTTCTTCACCCTGAACAGGGAGTGGCGTTATACCTACTTAAATACAAATGCTGGGAGGATGGTAAAGCGTAATTCCAAAGACCTCATTGGCAAAATCATTACTGAGGAATTCCCTGAAATCGTTGACACTCCTTATTACCGGTTATACGATAACGTTATGAAAACTGGTGAAGTAACACACTTTGAATACTATTACCCGTTGCTTGAAAGATGGTATGAAGGAACTGTATATCCTTATACAGATGGCATCTCTGTTTATTTCCAGGATGTTACTGAACGTAAGAGGTTAGAGGAACAGGATAAGACAATTCTTCGTACTTCTTTAGACGGTTTTATAATATTTAATGCCGAAGGAGGATTTATAGAGACAAATGACGCATTTTGCAACATGACGGGTTACACATCCGAGGATTTGCTGAATATGAGTTTATCGGACATAGAAGCATCTGAAAGCCCTGAGGAAACCCGGCTCCATATACAACAAATTAGCGATGTCGGCTCTGATAAATTTGAAACCAAACACAAAACAAAGGATGGCAGAATCATTGACGTTGAAGTGAGCATAAATTTCATAAGGAATAGCGGGCTTATCTTTGCATTTCTACGTGATATCACAAAGAGAAAGAATATGGAAATGCAACTCAACGAACTTAACAAAAACCTGCAAAGAAGGGTAACTGAAGAGGTGGAGGAAAACAGGTGGAAGGATCAAGTTATGTTTGAACAGTCCCGCCATATAGCCATGGGAGAACTACTGGTAAATATAGCTCATCACTGGAGACAACCTCTGAATGCCATCTCAGTTATAGCACAGGAAATCAGGGATGCAAAAATGTTTGACGATTTAACTGACGAATATCTCGATAGTAATGTAAATATGATTATGGTAGAGCTGCAGTTGTTATCGGACACGATTGACAACTTTAAGAGTTTCTATCATGTGGAAAAAGAAAAGAAACAATTCAGCATAGCCGGAGCGGTAGAAAAAAGCCTGTCTTTAATGGAGGGATATTTTAAAAATCGTCAAATCAAAATTGAAATAGATGTTAAGAATGATGTTATGGTTGAAGGGTATCCAAACGAGTTTTCCAGAGCTATACTATCCATCCTGAACAACACAAAGGATATATTCGAGGAAAGAGCAATTGAAAATGGACACATAAAGATAAAACTAAAAGAAGATGGCGAGGTTGGTAAGGTAATGTTATGTATATCGGATAATGGTGGCGGAATAAGAGATGATATAATAGGTAAAATATTCGACCCTTATTTTACTACAAAACATAAGGCACGCGGTATCGGGCTTGGACTTTACATAGCAAAGTCTGTAATTGAGATGAACATGTCGGGCTCTATAAGAGCACAAAATACAGAAGAAGGTTTGGAGGTTATAATCGAGTTATGA
- a CDS encoding response regulator, translated as MTKEREERLKDISVLYVEDDAIVRIIIAKFMRRRCKAVFEAENGKVGVELYKQHEVDIVVTDLEMPVMNGFEMIGHILKIEREQPIIITTGYNDDEHTVIEACKHIIKPIDEEKLLNAIIDCVERSR; from the coding sequence ATGACAAAAGAAAGAGAAGAGAGATTAAAAGACATAAGTGTTCTCTACGTAGAGGATGATGCTATAGTTAGAATCATTATAGCGAAATTCATGCGCAGACGGTGTAAAGCTGTATTTGAAGCTGAAAACGGCAAGGTAGGTGTAGAACTTTATAAACAACATGAGGTAGATATTGTAGTTACAGATTTAGAAATGCCTGTGATGAATGGCTTTGAAATGATAGGACACATACTTAAAATAGAGAGGGAACAGCCGATAATAATCACCACAGGCTATAACGACGATGAGCATACAGTTATCGAGGCGTGTAAACATATAATTAAACCGATAGATGAGGAGAAATTACTTAATGCTATTATTGATTGTGTAGAAAGAAGCAGGTAA